A genomic region of Solanum dulcamara chromosome 2, daSolDulc1.2, whole genome shotgun sequence contains the following coding sequences:
- the LOC129879011 gene encoding bifunctional TH2 protein, mitochondrial-like: MEEDKNIPREEAMYISRKCWYKFKKVSSLGLLTPFIVCLASGNLKIGTFMNFIAQDPYYQKAFAKAYEAAEKCTDDDDAKLALREMRMISIREFKMEDAFLKEWDAHIGDKCTLNPRTVKLTEFLKATASGRIEGVNPATFETPFERTKLPAYILGAMIPCLRLYAYLGKELLMFLQGNTTHLYKTTIRAYASESLEELVKKNENLLDKLSITLTGNELSIIEKLYHQAMKIELGFLLAQPLDQKSVIPISREHNLDEERLVIFFKFDLTCTVIDSSAILAEMTIVSAPKSGEDQPENQLVRLLSDDLKSTWDDICKDYTDEYEQCIDTLLLTFEKAEKLDYERLHKALEQLSDFEKRANTRVSESGVLRGLKLEDIKRAGELMIIQDGCKNFFQSIIKNEQLNADIHVLSCCWCSDLIRSAFSSGGLDVVNVHANELIFEENVSTGVIVKKVECPFDKVQTFSKVLNNYSNDKKNLIVHIGDTMSDLLCLLQADIGIVFNPSPSLMRVGNHFGVSFIPLYRGIVEKQKTFTEKDSTSWNRLSGVLYTVSSWAEIHMFILGSLYTD, translated from the exons ATGGAGGAAGATAAGAATATACCCAGAGAGGAAGCAATGTATATATCAAGAAAATGTTGGTACAAGTTCAAGAAAGTGTCAAGTCTTGGTCTTTTGACTCCGTTTATTGTTTGTTTAGCTTCGGGGAATCTAAAAATTGGCACATTCATGAATTTCATAGCTCAAGATCCTTACTACCAAAAAGCATTTGCTAAAGC GTATGAAGCTGCAGAAAAGTGTactgatgatgatgatgcaaAGTTGGCCCTTCGTGAAATGCGGATGATTTCCATTAGAGAATTCAAGATGGAAGATGCGTttcttaaa GAGTGGGACGCTCATATTGGCGATAAGTGCACTCTCAATCCCAGAACAGtcaagttgacagagttcttaAAGGCTACAGCCTCAGGAAGGATTGAAGGAGTAAACCCTGCTACATTTGAAACACCGTTTGAGAGAACTAAGTTGCCAGCTTATATCCTTGGTGCTATGATTCCTTGCCTTAGACTTTATGCCTACCTTGGTAAGGAGCTTCTAATGTTTCTTCAGGGGAATACAACTCATCTATATAAGACAACCATTCGAGCTTATGCTTCTGAAAGTTTGGAG GAATTGGTTAAGAAAAATGAGAACTTGTTGGACAAACTAAGCATCACTTTGACAGGCAACGAGCTCAGCATCATTGAGAAGCTTTATCATCAAGCAATGAAAATTGAATTGGGGTTCTTGTTAGCGCAGCCACTTGATCAGAAATCTGTCATCCCTATATCAAGAGAGCACAATCTTGATGAAGAACGGCTTGTGATATTCTTTAAGTTTGATTTGACATGCACGGTTATTGATTCTTCAGCCATATTGGCAGAAATGACAATTGTATCAGCACCAAAATCTGGTGAAGATCAACCAGAGAATCAACTTGTTCGACTGTTGTCAGATGATCTTAAAAGTACATGGGACGATATCTGTAAGGACTATACCGATGAATATGAGCAATGCATAGACACACTGTTGCTCACTTTTGAAAAAG CTGAAAAACTTGATTATGAAAGGCTGCATAAAGCACTTGAGCAGCTTTCAGATTTTGAGAAAAGAGCTAATACAAGGGTGAGTGAATCTGGAGTACTGAGAGGTCTGAAACTTGAAGACATAAAGAGAGCTGGGGAGCTGATGATTATTCAGGATGGTTGTAAAAACTTCTTCCAGAGCATAATAAAAAATGAACAGTTGAATGCAGACATTCATGTCCTCTCTTGTTGTTGGTGCAGTGACCTTATAAGGTCTGCCTTTTCATCAG GGGGTTTGGATGTTGTGAATGTGCACGCGAATGAGTTAATATTTGAAGAAAATGTTTCCACTGGTGTAATTGTTAAGAAAGTTGAATGCCCCTTTGACAAGGTTCAAACCTTCAGTAAAGTTTTAAACAACTACAGCAATGACAAAAAGAATCTGATTGTTCACATTGGGGATACCATGAGTGATTTGCTTTGCTTGCTACAAGCAGATATTGGCATTGTGTTTAATCCAAGTCCAAGTCTAATGAGAGTTGGGAATCATTTTGGTGTTTCTTTCATTCCGCTGTACCGTGGCATTGTTGAGAAACAGAAGACTTTTACTGAGAAAGACTCAACTAGTTGGAACAGACTCTCTGGTGTTCTCTATACCGTTTCTAGCTGGGCTGAGATTCACATGTTCATACTGGGATCGTTGTACACAGATTAG